In Zingiber officinale cultivar Zhangliang chromosome 1A, Zo_v1.1, whole genome shotgun sequence, a genomic segment contains:
- the LOC122002218 gene encoding uncharacterized protein LOC122002218, which produces MRNKIKQLTQRLENSEKDQKMQDNQIAQIAQSVSRAQGTFPGKPNLNPVEHCNRIELRSGRTMGYPQITTQNELNSEKEPSLPLPNQTQNRDGEEATKKVEETLQAAPQNQTIPFPQKLIESQKDEEFNRFLKKIKEICIEVPLIDALHQMPKFTKFLKRILSNRRQKSDFETVALIENCSVLLMVNSPPKLQDPGSFSIPCKIGSELISRAFCDLGASVSLLPYTLCKKLGLQNIKLTTMAL; this is translated from the coding sequence ATGAGAAACAAGATCAAACAACTGACTCAGAGGCTGGAAAACTCTGAAAAAGACCAGAAGATGCAAGACAACCAGATAGCTCAGATAGCTCAGTCCGTCTCAAGAGCACAGGGTACATTCCCAGGGAAGCCAAATTTAAATCCAGTGGAACATTGCAACCGCATTGAGCTGAGGAGCGGGCGTACTATGGGATATCCTCAAATCACTACTCAGAATGAGCTTAACTCGGAGAAAGAGCCCTCTCTCCCACTACCCAATCAGACTCAAAATAGGGATGGAGAAGAGGCTACTAAAAAGGTTGAAGAAACTCTTCAAGCCGCCCCACAGAATCAGACGATCCCTTTTCCTCAGAAGCTTATAGAATCCCAGAAAGACGAAGAGTTCAACCGATTTCTGAAGAAGATCAAAGAAATCTgcatagaagtaccactgatagatgcgCTACACCAAATGCCGAAGTTCACGAAGTTTTTAAAGAGAATATTATCTAACAGAAGGCAGAAGAGCGACTTCGAGACTGTAGCATTAATAGAGAATTGCAGTGTCCTCCTTATGGTGAATTCTCCACCAAAGCTTcaggatccaggaagcttctccaTACCGTGCAAAATTGGTTCCGAACTCATATCGAGAGCTTTCTGCGACTTGGGGGCCAGTGTCAGCCTACTTCCGTACACTTTATGCAAGAAGCTGGGCCTCCAGAACATTAAATTGACTACTATGGCACTGTAA